Proteins encoded in a region of the Gammaproteobacteria bacterium genome:
- a CDS encoding MBL fold metallo-hydrolase: MKNNNSMKAVSSLTRTVFQRWRLRLGILPMVLCLAPVAGQAQDFDAVQITVTPVRDGVYMLQGSGGNIGVSVGDDGVFLVDDQFAPLTDKIVNAIAGLSDREVAFVVNTHFHYDHTDGNENFGRAGAYIVAQDNARRRMEATQVLASGRVQEPYDPVGLPTITFFDAMRFYFNGNAVDLLNTGDGHTDGDVQVYFRDSNIMHTGDMFVRYGLPFIDQANGGTLDGMIDALWKIDGVINDDTILIPGHGQLSSRADLRAFRDMLVVIRGNLVRAKVQGLTPQQMLDSAPAAGYAPANDSTADWLQRAYAEYTD, translated from the coding sequence ATGAAAAATAATAACAGTATGAAAGCTGTTTCCAGCCTCACCCGGACCGTGTTCCAGCGCTGGAGACTGCGCCTGGGTATCCTGCCGATGGTCCTGTGCCTGGCGCCGGTTGCGGGACAGGCCCAGGATTTCGATGCGGTGCAGATTACCGTGACACCAGTGCGGGACGGGGTCTACATGCTGCAGGGCAGTGGCGGCAATATCGGCGTCTCTGTTGGTGATGACGGTGTCTTTCTTGTCGACGATCAATTCGCTCCCCTGACTGACAAGATAGTTAACGCCATCGCCGGGCTGAGCGACCGCGAGGTGGCATTCGTCGTCAATACCCATTTCCACTACGACCACACTGACGGTAACGAAAATTTCGGTCGTGCTGGTGCTTATATAGTTGCACAGGACAACGCCCGCCGGCGTATGGAGGCCACCCAGGTGCTGGCCAGCGGCCGGGTGCAGGAACCCTATGACCCGGTGGGGTTGCCCACAATCACCTTTTTCGACGCGATGCGCTTCTATTTCAACGGCAACGCCGTCGACCTGCTTAACACCGGTGACGGTCACACCGACGGGGACGTGCAGGTCTATTTTCGAGACAGCAACATCATGCACACCGGTGACATGTTCGTACGCTACGGTCTGCCGTTTATCGATCAGGCCAACGGTGGCACGCTGGACGGTATGATCGATGCTCTGTGGAAAATTGACGGGGTCATTAACGACGACACGATTCTGATTCCCGGCCATGGCCAGTTATCGAGTCGCGCCGACCTGCGCGCGTTTCGCGATATGCTGGTGGTGATCCGCGGCAATCTGGTGCGTGCCAAAGTGCAGGGGCTGACGCCGCAGCAAATGCTGGACAGTGCACCGGCTGCCGGTTACGCGCCGGCTAACGACAGTACCGCCGACTGGCTGCAGCGGGCCTACGCTGAGTACACTGACTGA
- a CDS encoding MaoC family dehydratase — MNKKTFFEDFEVGSTDEFGHYTVTRDEIIAFASRYDPQPFHLSEEAGRATHFGGLCASGWQTGAMAMRMIVDNMPPEGSGSLGSPGLDELRWLKPVFPGDTLRIKSTVLDRRESRSRPDMGLLFLENQVINQHDEVVMSFKPTVMYRRRQG, encoded by the coding sequence GTGAATAAAAAGACTTTTTTTGAGGATTTCGAAGTTGGCTCCACTGACGAGTTCGGCCACTACACGGTGACGCGGGATGAAATCATCGCATTTGCCAGTCGCTATGATCCGCAACCTTTCCATCTGTCCGAGGAAGCCGGCAGGGCAACCCACTTCGGCGGCCTCTGTGCCTCAGGCTGGCAGACCGGCGCCATGGCCATGCGTATGATAGTGGACAACATGCCGCCTGAGGGTTCCGGGTCATTAGGCTCTCCCGGCCTCGATGAGCTACGTTGGCTGAAGCCTGTATTCCCCGGTGACACCCTGCGAATCAAAAGCACCGTACTTGACCGCAGGGAATCCCGCTCAAGACCGGATATGGGGCTGCTGTTCCTGGAGAACCAGGTAATCAACCAGCACGATGAGGTCGTAATGAGCTTCAAGCCAACCGTGATGTACCGACGCCGGCAGGGCTAA
- a CDS encoding VOC family protein has product MFSHIMLGANDVEKSKAFYDATLGALGHKPGVIDEKGRCFYLTEAGIFALTRPLNGEPACHGNGSTIGFSAASTEAADAWHAAGLANGGTTCEDPPGIREGRTGKLYLAYLRDPDGNKLCALHRIKG; this is encoded by the coding sequence ATGTTCAGCCATATTATGCTCGGCGCCAACGATGTCGAGAAATCCAAGGCCTTCTACGATGCCACGCTGGGCGCACTGGGCCACAAGCCAGGGGTGATTGATGAGAAGGGACGCTGTTTTTACCTGACCGAAGCGGGGATTTTTGCCCTCACCCGCCCACTCAACGGGGAACCTGCCTGTCACGGTAATGGCAGCACCATCGGATTCAGTGCCGCCAGCACTGAAGCAGCCGATGCCTGGCATGCCGCGGGCCTGGCCAACGGCGGAACCACCTGCGAGGATCCGCCGGGCATCAGGGAAGGCAGAACCGGCAAACTGTATCTGGCCTACCTGCGCGACCCGGACGGCAACAAGCTCTGCGCCCTGCATCGGATCAAGGGCTGA
- a CDS encoding ABC transporter transmembrane domain-containing protein — MQTPTSTLLRKAAVFLAPYKKQMALALLALVVTSGLTLGLVQYVRIIVDTGFAAGSTSSLNTAVAGFIIVAILQAVGTFTRFYWVSWLGERVTADIRKAVFNHIIDLHPGYFEANLSGEISSRITTDTTLIQSVIGSSASIALRNLLMLIGGVALLFITNPRLTSVVLVCIPLVVGPILYFGRKVRRLSRSSQDEVANVGAYVGESILQIKTVQAFNHQQHDDRLFSEHVEKAFVVAKSRIWMRSVLIAMVTTLVFGALGAMIWVGGQDVISGRMSAGELTAFVAYAVLVAAAVGAISQVISELQRAAGALERLMELLEAENEITAPEHPQHLADDFKGLLEVDAVRFCYPTRPDTPALDEVTLTINPAESVALVGPSGAGKSTLFDLILRFYDPQVGSIRLDGINIRDLDPVELRRHIAIVSQQPTMFTGNVWDNIRYGRPDATNEEVYAAAEAAFADDFIRKLPEGYDSHLGESGIRLSGGQRQRIAIARAILKDPEILLLDEATSALDAESERKVQMALEKLMANRTSLVIAHRLATVMNVDRIVVMDSGRVIDQGSHRELLASCPLYAKLARLQFSEGRAA, encoded by the coding sequence ATGCAGACTCCTACCTCCACACTGCTCCGCAAAGCCGCCGTTTTTCTAGCACCGTACAAGAAGCAGATGGCCCTGGCCCTGCTGGCGCTGGTGGTGACATCCGGACTGACCCTGGGCCTGGTGCAGTATGTGCGTATTATCGTGGATACCGGGTTCGCAGCCGGCTCAACAAGCTCTCTCAACACGGCGGTGGCCGGCTTCATCATTGTGGCGATCCTGCAGGCAGTGGGCACGTTCACCCGCTTCTACTGGGTATCCTGGCTGGGCGAGCGGGTTACCGCCGATATCCGTAAAGCAGTGTTCAACCACATCATCGATCTCCACCCGGGGTATTTCGAAGCCAACCTCAGTGGTGAAATTTCTTCCCGCATCACCACCGACACCACGCTGATTCAATCGGTGATTGGCTCCTCTGCCTCCATCGCCCTGCGCAATCTCCTGATGCTGATCGGCGGCGTGGCCTTGCTGTTTATTACCAATCCCCGGCTGACCAGCGTGGTACTCGTCTGCATTCCATTGGTAGTGGGCCCGATTCTCTATTTTGGCCGCAAGGTGCGGCGCCTTTCCCGCAGCAGCCAGGACGAGGTTGCCAATGTCGGGGCCTACGTGGGCGAAAGTATTCTGCAGATAAAGACCGTGCAGGCCTTCAATCATCAGCAGCATGACGACCGCCTGTTCAGTGAACACGTGGAGAAAGCCTTTGTAGTAGCGAAAAGTCGTATCTGGATGCGCTCGGTGCTGATAGCCATGGTCACCACCCTGGTATTCGGTGCTCTCGGCGCCATGATCTGGGTAGGCGGGCAGGATGTCATCAGCGGCCGCATGTCCGCCGGTGAGTTGACGGCGTTCGTCGCCTATGCCGTGCTGGTGGCTGCCGCCGTGGGCGCCATCAGCCAGGTGATCAGCGAACTGCAGCGGGCCGCCGGCGCCCTGGAACGGTTGATGGAGTTACTGGAAGCCGAGAACGAAATCACCGCGCCGGAACATCCGCAGCATCTGGCTGATGATTTCAAAGGCCTGCTGGAAGTCGACGCCGTGCGCTTCTGCTACCCGACCCGACCCGATACCCCGGCCCTCGACGAAGTCACCCTGACTATCAACCCCGCTGAAAGCGTCGCGCTGGTAGGCCCGTCCGGGGCCGGCAAATCCACTCTGTTCGACCTGATCCTGCGCTTCTATGATCCGCAAGTCGGCAGCATTCGCCTTGACGGCATCAATATAAGAGACCTGGATCCTGTGGAGCTGCGCCGCCATATTGCCATCGTTTCCCAGCAACCGACCATGTTTACCGGTAATGTTTGGGACAATATCCGCTACGGCAGACCGGACGCCACAAATGAAGAGGTCTATGCCGCCGCCGAGGCAGCCTTTGCCGATGACTTCATCCGCAAACTGCCGGAGGGGTATGACAGCCATCTGGGAGAATCCGGCATTCGCCTGTCCGGTGGACAGCGGCAGCGCATTGCCATCGCCAGGGCAATCCTCAAAGATCCCGAGATCCTGCTGCTGGACGAGGCCACCAGCGCACTGGATGCCGAAAGTGAACGGAAGGTTCAGATGGCCCTGGAGAAGTTGATGGCGAATCGCACCTCACTGGTCATCGCCCACCGACTGGCCACGGTCATGAATGTCGATCGTATTGTAGTGATGGACAGCGGCAGAGTGATCGACCAGGGCAGTCACCGGGAACTGCTGGCAAGCTGCCCTCTCTACGCCAAGCTGGCCCGCCTGCAATTCTCCGAAGGCCGCGCCGCCTGA
- a CDS encoding TIR domain-containing protein gives MADIFISYARDDRARMENLASALTGTGYSVWWDRNISGGAEFSQLIETELMAAAIVIVAWSSSSVISHWVRDEAEYARTERKLLPISLDGTAPPLGFRQLHALDFSAWDGTDQDSGFQQLVSSLGPPCSVGVVEQDLETRPAGRIPERSASTSPGGEEPLPGVRNQEGSSDSRPGIAVLPLVNMSTDAEIEFLADGLTEDMLTSLSSNRHLSVAARTSSFAFKGRSADIREVGRLLNARYVVEGSIRKMGNQCRVTIQLIEATTGAHVWAKKFDAPLDELLTSSDAILERMVGNLFTQLYAAEAERATHAPPETLGPWEYCQRAAISIGRGAGSLDGWQRVIVDLDRAIELAPDYPLANALMAWACNSAILNGLYEDAEYDALLQKAKTHFALARELVQDDLLTLTYIAATENFAGMQERSLYHLNQVLGRNPASAEAWYIASMSNIYLANYDAAREAIARAEELAPEKGYSHYYDWVRGQIYYVQGDYEVAAAHLERKVRDEPAYGYANIIAGLCAFFIGNEPLASSYIAQAKEHNPQLQPAKLRHMIFGQPDRDKGAREYEALEALWQDAGSAAPATVASSPAAGDVPAGSDRPGIAILPFTLRSSDPDIEFLGDGLTEDIITALSANRHIRVAARAATIAFSEQSAGVRDIGRDLEVRYVVEGSIRKLGSRLRIGVQFIETDSGTTIWAKNFDASTESVEEDYDEFVARIAGSLFAHLITAETARAQRLPEEQLGVWGYCMRSAVASGQQTAANPEVFKQNLTNLEKALELAPESSLAHAMLSWACNALLVNGMYTDEEFVALLEKAKRHLRLAKSLAGDDLYALVWIGAAENYGGLQARAIETLEAVLKRNPASAEALLSIGQAYAYVGRYDDGRRAIERAMEIAPEAGMANIQPWYLALVEHLAGNYETALPLVKAEILAFPAYGYANVIAAIELVLLGQPEEAPKYIARARQYNPHLNPKKLALMMLAQPDREKGRRELDVLNKLWGEP, from the coding sequence TTGGCTGACATTTTCATTTCCTACGCACGGGACGACAGAGCCCGGATGGAGAACCTTGCCAGCGCCCTGACCGGAACAGGATATTCAGTCTGGTGGGATCGCAATATCAGCGGAGGCGCCGAGTTTTCCCAACTGATCGAAACCGAGCTGATGGCGGCAGCCATCGTGATTGTGGCGTGGTCAAGCAGCTCCGTGATCTCGCACTGGGTTCGGGACGAGGCCGAGTATGCCCGTACGGAGCGAAAACTGCTGCCAATCTCTCTGGATGGCACAGCTCCCCCCCTCGGGTTTCGTCAGCTTCATGCGTTGGACTTTTCCGCCTGGGACGGTACGGATCAGGACAGTGGCTTTCAGCAGCTGGTCAGCTCTCTGGGGCCGCCCTGCAGTGTCGGAGTTGTTGAACAGGACCTGGAAACCAGACCAGCAGGCAGGATACCGGAAAGGTCTGCCTCAACTTCACCTGGTGGTGAGGAACCGCTGCCAGGCGTGAGAAATCAGGAGGGCAGCTCCGATTCCAGACCCGGGATCGCGGTGCTGCCGCTGGTTAATATGTCCACCGATGCGGAAATCGAATTTCTGGCTGACGGCCTGACCGAGGACATGCTCACCTCGCTGTCCAGTAATCGGCATCTGTCCGTAGCCGCTCGCACCTCTTCCTTCGCTTTCAAAGGCAGATCTGCTGATATCCGGGAGGTGGGCAGGCTGCTCAATGCGCGCTATGTGGTAGAGGGCAGCATCCGCAAAATGGGCAATCAGTGTCGTGTCACCATTCAGCTGATCGAAGCGACGACTGGCGCGCATGTGTGGGCGAAAAAGTTTGATGCCCCGCTGGATGAACTGCTGACTTCGTCCGATGCCATCCTGGAACGGATGGTCGGAAATCTGTTTACCCAGTTATATGCGGCGGAGGCCGAGCGCGCCACCCATGCCCCGCCCGAAACCCTGGGCCCCTGGGAGTATTGTCAGCGGGCCGCCATATCCATCGGACGCGGTGCCGGGTCGCTTGATGGCTGGCAGCGGGTGATTGTTGACCTGGACCGGGCGATCGAGCTCGCTCCGGATTATCCGTTGGCCAACGCACTCATGGCCTGGGCCTGCAATTCGGCGATTCTCAATGGGCTCTACGAAGACGCTGAATATGATGCGCTGTTGCAGAAGGCAAAGACTCATTTCGCCCTGGCTAGAGAGCTGGTTCAGGATGACCTGTTGACCCTTACCTATATTGCGGCCACGGAAAATTTCGCCGGCATGCAGGAGCGATCGCTTTACCACCTGAACCAGGTGCTGGGACGCAATCCGGCCAGTGCGGAGGCCTGGTACATTGCCAGCATGAGTAATATTTACCTGGCCAACTACGATGCGGCCCGGGAGGCTATCGCGCGCGCCGAGGAACTGGCTCCTGAGAAAGGCTATTCCCATTATTACGACTGGGTCCGCGGCCAGATTTACTATGTACAGGGCGACTACGAAGTGGCCGCTGCGCATCTGGAGCGCAAGGTTCGTGATGAGCCGGCTTACGGTTACGCGAATATTATTGCCGGGCTTTGCGCCTTTTTCATCGGCAATGAGCCGCTGGCCAGCAGTTATATTGCGCAAGCGAAGGAGCACAACCCGCAGTTGCAGCCGGCCAAGCTGCGCCACATGATTTTCGGACAACCGGACCGCGACAAGGGGGCTCGCGAGTATGAGGCCCTGGAAGCTCTTTGGCAGGATGCCGGTAGTGCCGCGCCGGCGACCGTGGCCAGCAGCCCGGCAGCGGGTGACGTGCCGGCCGGTTCAGATCGGCCTGGCATCGCCATCCTGCCCTTCACCTTGCGTTCATCCGATCCTGATATTGAGTTTCTTGGCGACGGCCTGACCGAAGACATCATAACGGCATTGTCGGCAAACCGGCACATTCGGGTCGCTGCCCGGGCCGCAACGATCGCGTTCAGTGAACAGTCCGCCGGGGTACGGGATATCGGCAGGGACCTTGAGGTGCGCTACGTGGTGGAGGGCAGTATCCGTAAACTGGGGTCGCGCCTGCGGATTGGTGTGCAGTTCATCGAGACAGACTCCGGCACAACGATCTGGGCTAAGAACTTTGATGCCTCCACTGAATCTGTCGAAGAAGATTACGATGAGTTTGTCGCCAGGATCGCCGGCAGCCTGTTCGCTCATCTGATTACCGCCGAGACAGCCCGGGCCCAGCGATTACCGGAAGAACAGCTGGGGGTATGGGGCTATTGCATGCGTTCGGCCGTCGCATCCGGGCAACAGACCGCTGCCAATCCCGAGGTGTTCAAACAGAATCTCACCAACCTGGAGAAGGCTCTGGAGCTGGCGCCGGAATCCAGCCTGGCCCATGCCATGCTGAGCTGGGCCTGCAATGCTCTGCTGGTCAATGGCATGTACACGGACGAAGAGTTTGTGGCCTTGCTGGAGAAAGCCAAGAGACACCTGCGGCTGGCGAAATCCCTGGCAGGCGATGACCTGTACGCGCTGGTCTGGATCGGTGCTGCGGAAAATTACGGTGGCCTGCAGGCGCGTGCTATCGAAACCCTGGAAGCGGTTCTGAAGCGCAACCCTGCCAGCGCCGAGGCGCTATTATCCATCGGCCAGGCCTACGCCTATGTCGGGCGCTACGACGACGGGCGGCGCGCGATCGAGCGCGCCATGGAGATAGCCCCGGAGGCGGGGATGGCGAATATTCAGCCCTGGTATCTTGCCCTGGTGGAGCACCTGGCCGGCAATTACGAAACGGCACTGCCGCTGGTCAAGGCGGAGATACTGGCGTTCCCGGCCTACGGTTATGCCAATGTGATTGCGGCTATCGAACTGGTGCTGCTTGGGCAACCGGAAGAAGCACCCAAATATATTGCCAGGGCCCGCCAATACAACCCTCATCTGAATCCCAAAAAACTGGCATTGATGATGCTGGCACAGCCTGACAGGGAAAAAGGCCGGCGTGAGCTGGACGTGTTGAATAAGTTGTGGGGAGAACCTTAA
- a CDS encoding VIT family protein — translation MSHHEIHRSHRVGWLRAAVLGANDGIVSTASLIIGVAAASASAESIMLAGVAGLVAGAMSMAAGEYVSVSSQSDTENADLMIEKRSLENDFEFEKEELAQIYETRGLEPALAMQVAEKLMAHDALGAHARDEIGLSEGSGAQPVQAAFFSAATFTIGAALPLLVAWVVPESRLIAVVAGFSLVFLAVLGALAARAGGAPIAVGAIRVTFWGALAMALTAGVGRLFGVVA, via the coding sequence ATGAGTCACCATGAAATTCACCGATCGCATCGTGTTGGCTGGCTGCGTGCAGCTGTACTGGGTGCTAACGACGGCATCGTATCTACCGCCAGTCTTATTATCGGTGTGGCCGCGGCCAGTGCTTCAGCGGAGAGTATTATGCTGGCGGGTGTTGCGGGGTTGGTTGCCGGGGCAATGTCAATGGCAGCTGGCGAGTATGTGTCTGTAAGCTCACAGTCAGATACCGAAAACGCCGACCTGATGATCGAGAAGCGATCACTGGAGAACGATTTCGAATTTGAGAAGGAAGAGCTTGCGCAGATTTATGAAACCAGGGGGCTTGAGCCAGCCCTGGCGATGCAGGTCGCAGAAAAACTGATGGCTCATGACGCGCTCGGGGCTCACGCCCGTGATGAAATAGGGTTATCAGAGGGTTCTGGTGCTCAGCCCGTCCAGGCAGCATTTTTTTCAGCAGCAACCTTCACAATTGGTGCTGCTCTTCCCTTGCTGGTGGCATGGGTTGTACCAGAATCCCGGCTGATCGCAGTAGTTGCCGGTTTCTCGTTAGTATTTCTGGCGGTGCTCGGCGCTCTCGCCGCACGGGCTGGTGGCGCCCCTATTGCTGTTGGTGCGATTCGCGTAACTTTCTGGGGCGCGCTCGCTATGGCGTTAACAGCAGGTGTTGGTCGATTATTTGGCGTGGTTGCCTGA
- a CDS encoding M48 family metalloprotease, whose amino-acid sequence MRHPFETTRLRHTEASRRGVLALLLLSLLYLQGCAVNPATGERELSFVSEAQEIQMGRQADPSATAQFGGGYPDEDLQNYVTELGMTIAANSERPDLPWSFKLVDHELINAFALPGGYIYITRGILANMNSEAELVAVLGHEVGHVTARHAARRITQQQLGMIGFIGGAILSETVRANSDAFMQAFQLLSLRYSRQDEAQADELGYRYMLRTTHDPAGMTAVMRMLQSTSPSAEEMGVPGWMLSHPNPGDRVAANEQRIARSQQSFSDYRLGRDEFLARLDGLVFGEDPRQGYFIGRRFIQPELGLELTFPTDWATQNNSQSVQAGAPGRDAVMQLSFAEAASPQAALSAFLQQPGITANQSDRQTLNSLDVAWADFSVNPPEGQQGDPVRGYVLYAAKDGNVYQILGYTLAARWDGNGRVLAESIMSFRPLSDDRYRDVAPHRLNLVRLPEAMSARDFLRRYPSTVEDQAVLLANQVGEDERLERGRVMKQITGGRVPDR is encoded by the coding sequence ATGAGACATCCTTTCGAAACGACTCGACTGAGGCACACAGAGGCTTCGCGGCGTGGCGTGCTGGCGCTGCTTCTCTTATCGCTGCTGTATCTGCAGGGTTGTGCTGTCAATCCGGCCACAGGCGAGCGGGAATTGAGTTTCGTCAGTGAAGCCCAGGAAATCCAGATGGGGCGACAGGCTGATCCGTCAGCCACCGCCCAGTTCGGGGGGGGCTATCCGGATGAAGATCTGCAGAACTATGTCACGGAACTGGGCATGACCATTGCCGCCAACTCTGAGCGCCCTGATCTTCCCTGGTCGTTCAAGCTGGTGGATCACGAACTGATCAATGCCTTCGCCCTGCCGGGTGGCTACATCTACATTACCCGCGGCATTCTCGCCAACATGAATTCCGAAGCAGAACTGGTAGCCGTACTTGGGCATGAAGTGGGACATGTGACGGCCCGTCATGCGGCGCGGCGAATTACCCAGCAGCAACTGGGAATGATCGGTTTTATCGGGGGCGCCATTCTGTCTGAGACGGTAAGAGCCAATAGCGATGCGTTCATGCAGGCGTTTCAGCTTTTATCCCTGCGTTACAGTCGCCAGGACGAGGCGCAGGCCGATGAGCTGGGCTATCGTTACATGCTGCGCACTACCCACGATCCGGCCGGTATGACTGCGGTAATGCGTATGTTGCAGTCCACCAGCCCCAGTGCCGAGGAGATGGGAGTCCCGGGCTGGATGCTGTCCCATCCCAATCCCGGTGACCGTGTGGCTGCCAATGAGCAGCGCATCGCCCGCTCGCAACAGAGTTTCAGTGATTACCGTCTGGGGCGGGATGAATTTCTGGCCCGGCTTGACGGTCTGGTGTTTGGTGAGGACCCGCGACAGGGCTATTTCATTGGCCGGCGCTTCATCCAGCCGGAGCTGGGCCTGGAGCTGACCTTTCCCACTGACTGGGCCACTCAGAACAATTCCCAGTCGGTTCAGGCGGGGGCACCGGGCAGGGACGCGGTCATGCAGCTGTCGTTCGCCGAGGCCGCTTCACCTCAGGCAGCGTTGTCAGCGTTTCTGCAGCAGCCGGGTATTACGGCGAATCAGAGTGACCGTCAGACCCTCAACAGTCTGGATGTAGCCTGGGCGGATTTCAGTGTCAATCCGCCCGAAGGGCAGCAGGGGGATCCCGTCAGAGGTTATGTGCTGTATGCCGCCAAAGACGGTAACGTCTATCAGATTCTCGGCTATACCCTGGCGGCTCGCTGGGACGGTAATGGTCGGGTACTGGCAGAGTCGATCATGAGTTTCCGCCCGCTGAGCGATGACCGCTACCGGGATGTTGCCCCCCATCGTCTCAACCTGGTGCGTTTGCCCGAGGCCATGAGCGCCCGGGATTTCCTGCGTCGCTATCCGTCCACAGTTGAAGACCAGGCTGTGTTGCTGGCTAATCAGGTAGGAGAGGACGAGCGGCTGGAGCGGGGCAGAGTGATGAAGCAGATTACCGGGGGGCGGGTGCCAGACCGTTAG
- a CDS encoding redoxin domain-containing protein: MNKCNYFNSSLLALALLPGLSFAAERVGDFSLLDEQGYHHSMSWYNDHKSIALLVHASGSAATESALPAFEALRDEYTDQGVEFMLINPMGRYNREAVRAQILAWGVDSMPVLMDDARVVSQALGIERAGEVLLYNPRSFAVEYRGSVAGAEQAIDDILAGNEVSAPLLATTGEPIDYPVQSVVSYARDVAPVLAEQCASCHREGGVAPFAMDSHAMVQGWSPMIREVLMTRRMPPGQIDAHIGEFINDRLVDDADIRNIIAWVESGAPRDGDSDPLTELTWPESKWAFGEPDLILDIPATTVPATGNGVFSNVEVVFDMTEDRWLKASQIIAGDRSVLHHTVNRLDFPGEEGRGFLGGDPNPDKASITAYVPGGTPRAMPENTGGLVKAGSVLHLNMHYTPNGRETTDTSQVGVWWYANDEEPAERMNGQCACIFPFNWTTIPPYDPNFEQTQTITISKDAHMYSFLPHMHFRGKYMRFYADYPDGSREKLVNIAKYNYNWQLSYTYQEPKFIPAGTVITAVGAFDNSPQNPANPDPSRAVDWGNESWDEMFFGAMQYKYVEQ, from the coding sequence GTGAACAAGTGCAATTATTTTAATTCTTCCCTGCTGGCCCTGGCACTTCTGCCCGGTCTGAGCTTTGCTGCTGAGCGGGTGGGGGATTTCTCGCTGCTGGACGAGCAGGGATACCACCATAGCATGAGCTGGTACAACGATCACAAGTCCATTGCCCTGCTGGTGCATGCCAGCGGCAGCGCGGCAACCGAGTCGGCGCTGCCGGCCTTCGAAGCCCTGCGAGACGAATACACTGACCAGGGCGTCGAGTTCATGCTGATCAACCCGATGGGGAGATACAATCGTGAGGCGGTACGTGCGCAGATCCTAGCCTGGGGCGTCGATAGCATGCCTGTGCTGATGGACGACGCGCGGGTCGTATCCCAGGCCCTGGGCATCGAACGGGCCGGGGAAGTCCTGCTCTATAATCCCAGATCCTTCGCAGTTGAATACCGCGGCAGCGTGGCAGGTGCCGAGCAGGCTATCGACGACATACTGGCCGGAAACGAAGTCAGCGCTCCCCTGCTGGCGACAACCGGTGAGCCGATTGACTACCCCGTTCAGTCGGTAGTGTCCTATGCCAGGGACGTGGCACCGGTTCTGGCTGAACAATGTGCCAGCTGCCATCGGGAAGGTGGCGTCGCGCCGTTTGCCATGGATAGCCATGCCATGGTGCAGGGCTGGTCACCGATGATTCGCGAAGTGCTGATGACGCGGCGCATGCCGCCTGGCCAGATCGACGCCCATATCGGTGAGTTTATTAATGATCGACTGGTGGATGACGCCGACATCCGCAATATCATTGCCTGGGTTGAGTCCGGCGCCCCCCGGGACGGCGACAGCGATCCGTTGACCGAACTGACCTGGCCGGAATCCAAGTGGGCGTTTGGTGAGCCGGACCTGATTCTCGACATTCCCGCCACCACCGTGCCGGCCACCGGCAATGGGGTGTTCAGCAATGTGGAAGTGGTTTTCGACATGACCGAAGACCGCTGGCTGAAAGCCAGCCAGATCATCGCCGGCGACCGCTCGGTCCTGCACCACACGGTAAACCGCCTGGATTTTCCCGGTGAGGAAGGCCGCGGTTTTCTTGGTGGCGATCCAAATCCGGATAAGGCCAGTATCACCGCCTATGTACCCGGCGGCACACCACGGGCCATGCCGGAAAATACCGGCGGCCTGGTGAAAGCCGGTTCCGTGCTGCATCTGAATATGCACTACACGCCGAACGGTCGGGAAACTACTGATACCAGCCAGGTAGGAGTCTGGTGGTATGCCAACGACGAGGAACCTGCAGAGCGCATGAACGGGCAGTGCGCCTGCATCTTCCCATTCAACTGGACCACCATTCCGCCTTACGACCCGAACTTTGAACAGACCCAGACCATTACCATTTCCAAAGATGCGCACATGTACAGCTTTCTGCCACACATGCACTTCCGCGGCAAATACATGCGTTTCTATGCGGACTACCCCGATGGCAGCCGTGAAAAGCTGGTCAATATCGCCAAGTACAATTACAACTGGCAGCTCAGCTACACCTACCAGGAGCCGAAATTCATTCCGGCGGGCACGGTCATTACCGCGGTCGGTGCTTTCGACAATTCACCTCAGAACCCCGCAAATCCGGATCCTTCCCGGGCGGTGGACTGGGGTAACGAAAGCTGGGATGAGATGTTTTTTGGCGCCATGCAGTATAAGTACGTCGAACAATAA